One window of the Carnobacterium maltaromaticum DSM 20342 genome contains the following:
- the ftsE gene encoding cell division ATP-binding protein FtsE: MIEMLNVYKKYPNGITAANGLTVRIEQGEFVYVVGPSGAGKSTFIKMMYREENATKGSIKVGDFDLVTMKDRDVPFLRRHVGVVFQDFKLLPRLTVYENIAYAMEVVEKNPKTIKKRVLEVLDLVGLKHKVRMFPNELSGGEQQRIAIARAIANMPRVLIADEPTGNLDPDTSWEIMNILEEINNQGTTVVMATHNSQIVNVVKHRVLAVENGRIVRDQLEGDYGYEA; the protein is encoded by the coding sequence ATGATAGAAATGCTGAATGTCTATAAGAAATATCCCAATGGCATTACAGCCGCGAACGGCTTAACAGTTCGAATCGAGCAAGGTGAATTTGTCTATGTGGTTGGACCAAGTGGTGCGGGTAAATCAACCTTTATAAAAATGATGTACCGTGAAGAAAATGCAACAAAGGGCAGTATCAAAGTAGGAGATTTTGATTTAGTTACAATGAAAGATCGAGATGTTCCTTTTTTAAGACGTCATGTTGGAGTTGTTTTCCAAGACTTTAAATTATTACCACGTTTAACAGTGTATGAAAATATTGCTTATGCAATGGAAGTAGTTGAAAAAAATCCTAAAACAATTAAAAAACGAGTTTTAGAAGTTTTAGATTTAGTTGGATTAAAACATAAAGTTCGAATGTTTCCAAATGAGTTATCAGGTGGAGAACAACAACGTATTGCAATCGCGAGAGCCATTGCAAATATGCCAAGAGTTCTAATAGCTGATGAGCCAACAGGGAACTTAGATCCAGATACTTCATGGGAAATTATGAATATTTTGGAAGAAATCAACAATCAAGGTACAACAGTTGTCATGGCGACTCATAATAGTCAAATTGTAAATGTTGTAAAACACCGTGTTCTTGCGGTTGAAAATGGACGAATTGTCCGAGATCAATTGGAAGGAGATTACGGTTATGAAGCTTAG
- the prfB gene encoding peptide chain release factor 2 (programmed frameshift): MELSEIRNNLATAEERIAGFRRSLDLESMERDIAEFDELMGEPGFWDDGIKAQSVINEANIIKEKYNQFQQLAETKEELDLLLEMVKEEEDAELEKELEENLTTFLAVLDQFELDMLLSEPYDKNNAIIELHPGAGGTESQDWGSMLLRMYTRWAEKKGFKVEYLDYQDGDEAGIKSVTLLIKGHNAYGYLKAEKGVHRLVRISPFDSAGRRHTSFVSIDVIPEMEDNVDIQINTDDLRIDTYRASGAGGQHINKTDSAVRITHLPTGVVVASQAQRSQMKNKDQAMGMLKAKLYQLELEEKEKQMAEIRGEQKEIGWGSQIRSYVFHPYSMIKDHRTNYETGNVQGVMDGDLDPFIDAYLKSKIVTKS, translated from the exons ATGGAATTAAGTGAAATCAGAAATAATTTAGCAACAGCAGAGGAAAGAATTGCTGGTTTCAGGAGGTCTCTT GACTTAGAATCAATGGAACGAGATATTGCTGAATTTGATGAGTTGATGGGCGAACCTGGATTTTGGGATGACGGAATTAAAGCACAAAGTGTGATTAATGAAGCCAATATTATTAAAGAAAAATACAATCAATTTCAACAGTTAGCAGAGACGAAAGAAGAGTTAGACCTGCTTTTAGAGATGGTTAAAGAAGAAGAAGATGCGGAATTAGAAAAAGAGTTAGAAGAAAATCTAACTACTTTTTTAGCTGTATTAGATCAATTTGAATTAGATATGTTATTAAGTGAACCTTATGATAAAAACAATGCCATTATTGAGTTACATCCTGGAGCTGGCGGAACAGAGTCGCAAGATTGGGGTAGTATGTTATTACGAATGTATACAAGATGGGCAGAGAAAAAAGGCTTTAAGGTTGAGTATTTGGATTACCAGGATGGGGACGAAGCAGGAATTAAGAGTGTCACTTTGTTAATTAAAGGTCATAATGCTTATGGATATTTGAAGGCTGAAAAAGGGGTTCATCGTCTTGTTCGTATTTCTCCATTTGATTCTGCTGGACGTCGCCATACTTCATTTGTTTCTATTGATGTAATACCAGAAATGGAAGATAATGTGGATATTCAAATCAATACAGATGATTTGCGAATTGATACTTACCGAGCTAGCGGAGCAGGTGGGCAACATATTAATAAAACCGATTCAGCAGTTCGAATTACGCATCTTCCAACAGGAGTTGTTGTTGCAAGCCAAGCTCAACGGTCACAAATGAAAAATAAAGATCAAGCAATGGGAATGCTAAAAGCTAAATTATACCAACTTGAATTAGAAGAAAAAGAGAAACAAATGGCTGAAATTCGTGGAGAACAAAAGGAGATTGGATGGGGATCACAAATCCGTTCTTATGTTTTTCATCCTTATTCAATGATTAAAGATCATCGCACTAACTATGAAACTGGAAATGTCCAAGGCGTCATGGATGGTGATTTAGATCCCTTTATTGATGCGTATCTGAAAAGTAAAATTGTTACAAAAAGCTAA
- the secA gene encoding preprotein translocase subunit SecA — protein sequence MANFLKQLIENDKKEIKSLEKVADKIDAYGDRMAALSDEELQAKTPEFKKRYQAGETLDDLLPEAFAVVREAAKRVLGLYPYRVQLMGGMTLHKGNIPEMKTGEGKTLTATMAVYLNALAGEGVHVVTVNEYLASRDATEMGELYTFLGLTVGLNLNSKSSEEKREAYNADITYSTNNELGFDYLRDNMVVYREQMVQRPLNYAIVDEVDSILIDEARTPLIISGQAEKSTALYTRADFFVKSLTAEADYTIDVQSKTIALTEEGMVKAEKTFKVENLYDIDNTALIHHIDQALRANYIMLRDIDYVVQEGEVLIVDQFTGRIMDGRRYSDGLHQAIEAKEGVEIENESKTMANVTFQNFFRMYKKLSGMTGTAKTEQEEFREIYNIQVVEIPTNKPIIRDDRPDLLYPTLESKFNAVVEDIKTRHANGQPILVGTVAVETSELLSDLLTKAKIHHEVLNAKNHFKEAEIIMSAGQKGAVTIATNMAGRGTDIKLGAGVIEAGGLCVIGTERHESRRIDNQLRGRAGRQGDPGVTQFYLSLEDELMKRFGSERIQAILERLRVQEEDAVIQSKMISRQVESAQKRVEGNNYDTRKNVLEYDDVMREQREIMYGQRLEVIMATESLKKITMAMIQRTVNRMVSVNTQGNKEEWNLQGIHDFATSAIVHEDSLTVQDLENKTPEEIEALLMKRVEDIYTTKEQQFNEQMLEFEKVVILRVVDSKWTDHIDTMDQLRQGIGLRAYAQTNPLVEYQAEGFKLFEEMIAAIEYDVTRLLMKSEIRQNLQREQVAQGSPARSTGDGDVVEAAKHKPVKNDDKIGRNDPCPCGSGKKYKNCHGKDK from the coding sequence ATGGCTAATTTTTTAAAGCAGTTAATTGAAAACGATAAAAAAGAAATTAAAAGCCTAGAAAAAGTTGCTGATAAGATTGATGCTTATGGCGATCGAATGGCGGCTTTATCTGACGAAGAGTTACAAGCAAAAACACCTGAATTTAAGAAACGTTACCAAGCGGGTGAAACATTAGATGATCTTTTACCAGAGGCATTTGCAGTTGTTCGTGAAGCTGCTAAACGTGTTTTGGGATTGTACCCTTACCGTGTCCAATTAATGGGTGGAATGACTTTGCATAAAGGGAATATCCCTGAAATGAAAACAGGTGAAGGGAAAACCTTGACTGCGACAATGGCGGTTTACTTAAATGCATTAGCAGGCGAAGGGGTTCATGTTGTTACAGTAAATGAATATTTAGCAAGTCGTGATGCAACAGAAATGGGAGAGTTATATACTTTCTTAGGATTAACTGTTGGGTTGAATTTAAATTCTAAAAGTTCAGAAGAAAAACGTGAAGCGTACAATGCTGATATTACCTACAGTACAAATAATGAATTAGGTTTTGATTACCTAAGAGACAACATGGTTGTTTACCGTGAACAAATGGTTCAACGTCCATTAAACTATGCGATTGTGGATGAAGTCGATTCAATCTTAATTGATGAAGCGAGAACGCCGCTAATTATTTCAGGACAAGCTGAAAAATCAACAGCGTTGTATACACGTGCTGACTTTTTTGTGAAAAGTTTGACAGCTGAAGCAGATTATACTATTGATGTTCAATCAAAAACAATTGCATTAACTGAAGAAGGTATGGTTAAAGCTGAGAAAACCTTTAAAGTTGAAAACTTATATGATATTGATAATACAGCCTTGATTCACCACATTGATCAAGCATTACGTGCGAACTACATTATGTTACGTGATATTGATTATGTTGTTCAAGAAGGTGAAGTACTGATTGTTGATCAATTTACAGGTCGTATTATGGATGGTCGTCGTTATTCAGATGGTTTACACCAAGCGATCGAAGCTAAAGAAGGCGTTGAAATTGAAAATGAATCAAAAACAATGGCCAATGTAACGTTCCAAAACTTCTTTAGAATGTATAAAAAATTATCTGGAATGACTGGTACTGCTAAAACAGAACAAGAAGAATTCCGCGAAATTTACAATATACAAGTAGTTGAAATCCCAACGAATAAGCCGATTATTCGTGATGATCGTCCTGATTTATTGTATCCAACATTAGAAAGTAAATTTAATGCAGTGGTTGAGGACATTAAAACACGTCATGCTAATGGACAGCCAATTTTAGTTGGTACTGTAGCTGTTGAAACATCTGAATTATTATCAGATCTATTAACTAAAGCTAAAATCCATCATGAAGTTTTAAATGCTAAAAATCACTTTAAAGAAGCTGAAATTATCATGAGCGCAGGTCAAAAAGGAGCAGTTACCATCGCAACGAATATGGCTGGACGTGGTACAGATATCAAGTTAGGTGCTGGCGTTATTGAAGCTGGTGGTTTATGTGTTATTGGCACTGAGCGTCATGAGTCACGACGTATTGATAATCAATTACGTGGTCGTGCTGGTCGTCAAGGAGATCCTGGGGTGACTCAATTCTATCTATCATTAGAAGATGAATTGATGAAACGATTTGGTTCTGAAAGAATCCAAGCAATTTTAGAACGTTTAAGAGTTCAAGAAGAAGATGCGGTTATCCAAAGTAAAATGATTTCACGTCAAGTTGAATCTGCACAAAAACGTGTTGAAGGAAACAACTATGATACTCGTAAAAACGTTTTAGAATATGATGATGTTATGCGTGAACAACGTGAAATTATGTACGGACAACGTTTGGAAGTTATTATGGCAACTGAATCATTGAAAAAAATTACAATGGCTATGATTCAACGTACAGTGAATCGTATGGTAAGTGTTAACACACAAGGAAATAAAGAAGAGTGGAACTTACAAGGTATTCATGATTTTGCAACATCTGCAATTGTCCATGAAGATAGCTTGACTGTTCAAGATTTAGAGAACAAAACACCAGAAGAAATTGAAGCTTTATTAATGAAACGTGTTGAAGACATCTATACAACTAAAGAACAACAATTTAACGAACAAATGCTTGAATTTGAAAAAGTTGTTATTCTACGTGTTGTTGATAGTAAGTGGACAGATCATATCGATACAATGGATCAACTACGTCAAGGAATTGGTTTACGAGCATATGCGCAAACAAATCCACTGGTTGAATACCAAGCTGAAGGATTCAAATTATTTGAAGAAATGATTGCAGCAATCGAATATGATGTAACACGTCTATTGATGAAATCAGAAATTAGACAAAATCTACAAAGAGAACAAGTGGCTCAAGGTTCACCAGCCCGTTCAACAGGTGATGGGGACGTAGTAGAAGCTGCAAAACATAAACCAGTTAAGAACGATGATAAGATTGGTAGAAATGATCCATGTCCATGTGGCAGTGGCAAAAAATATAAAAATTGTCATGGCAAGGATAAATAG